The following are encoded in a window of bacterium SCSIO 12643 genomic DNA:
- a CDS encoding uroporphyrinogen decarboxylase produces the protein MFDITLTDWIGYLASAIVFFSFSFSNVKKLRLVNMVGAAVFVTYGIMLETAYPIVVFNTGIILLHTYHLFFKSTDQNE, from the coding sequence ATGTTTGATATTACCTTAACAGATTGGATTGGATATTTAGCTTCAGCTATTGTGTTTTTTTCCTTTTCTTTTTCAAACGTAAAAAAGTTGCGTCTGGTTAATATGGTGGGTGCCGCAGTATTTGTTACCTATGGAATTATGTTGGAAACAGCTTATCCCATAGTCGTATTTAATACCGGAATTATTTTGCTTCACACCTATCATTTATTCTTTAAATCTACAGATCAAAATGAGTAA
- a CDS encoding Arc family DNA binding domain-containing protein — translation MSKKKSFVLRIHPDVFKEVEKWADDEFRSVNGQLEWMIHKSLKDAKRLPKAKKKE, via the coding sequence ATGAGTAAAAAGAAATCATTTGTTTTAAGAATTCATCCCGATGTTTTCAAGGAAGTTGAAAAATGGGCGGATGATGAATTTCGAAGTGTCAACGGGCAATTGGAATGGATGATTCATAAATCATTAAAAGATGCCAAAAGGCTTCCTAAAGCAAAGAAGAAGGAATAA
- a CDS encoding aspartate aminotransferase family protein codes for MPNSKEIFYKHLAQTTPFPIGIEVESAQGSWLHGVNGEKWLDMISGVAVSNIGHNHPRVVEAVKKQVDQHMHLMVYGEYVQKVQSDLGYELSQILPEHLSTSYFVNSGTEANEAALKLAKRVTGRTQLISFKQSYHGSTHGSLSVTGNENKKYAFRPFLPDVKFLDFNVLEDLKEISDKTAAVIVEVIQGDAGVRAASPEFMGELRRVCDQTGTQLIFDEIQTGMGRTGKMFAFEHYGVYPDILTLAKGFGGGMPIGVMISSFDKMRLLTHDPMLGHITTFGGHPVNCAAALANLRVIQDEIDFNEVERKGALIEKGLQHTEVKEIRRKGMFFAVDMDSFEKVKTVVDYCLEKGVLTFWFLSTSYAFRLSPPLNISDKDIVYACQVIQEGFDLAEKV; via the coding sequence ATGCCGAATTCAAAAGAGATATTTTATAAGCATTTAGCGCAAACAACTCCTTTCCCAATTGGGATTGAAGTGGAGTCTGCGCAAGGATCCTGGTTACATGGAGTGAATGGAGAAAAATGGTTAGATATGATTTCCGGAGTAGCGGTTTCCAATATCGGGCACAACCACCCCAGAGTAGTGGAAGCGGTGAAAAAACAGGTTGATCAGCATATGCATTTGATGGTATATGGGGAATATGTTCAGAAAGTGCAATCTGATTTAGGTTATGAATTATCTCAGATTTTACCAGAGCATTTAAGTACCAGTTATTTCGTAAACTCTGGAACAGAAGCCAATGAAGCTGCGCTAAAATTGGCGAAACGTGTGACCGGGAGAACACAATTAATCAGTTTTAAGCAATCCTATCATGGAAGTACGCATGGATCATTGAGTGTTACCGGAAATGAGAATAAAAAATATGCTTTTAGACCGTTTTTACCGGATGTAAAGTTTTTGGATTTTAATGTATTAGAAGATTTAAAAGAGATTTCAGATAAAACCGCAGCGGTAATCGTAGAAGTCATTCAGGGAGATGCCGGAGTAAGAGCAGCTTCACCAGAATTTATGGGCGAACTTAGGCGGGTTTGTGATCAAACTGGAACCCAGTTGATTTTTGATGAAATTCAAACGGGTATGGGACGTACCGGAAAAATGTTTGCATTTGAACATTATGGTGTCTATCCGGATATTCTGACACTAGCTAAAGGATTTGGAGGAGGAATGCCGATTGGGGTGATGATTTCAAGTTTTGACAAGATGAGGTTGTTGACCCACGATCCGATGTTAGGACATATTACCACATTTGGAGGACATCCGGTGAATTGTGCTGCTGCATTGGCTAATTTAAGAGTCATTCAGGACGAAATAGATTTTAATGAAGTCGAGCGTAAAGGGGCTTTGATCGAAAAAGGTTTACAACATACGGAAGTTAAAGAAATCAGACGAAAAGGAATGTTCTTTGCCGTAGATATGGATAGCTTTGAAAAGGTAAAAACCGTTGTGGATTATTGTTTGGAAAAAGGCGTATTGACCTTTTGGTTTTTATCGACCAGTTATGCTTTTAGGTTGTCGCCACCGTTAAACATTTCAGATAAGGATATCGTCTATGCATGTCAGGTCATTCAAGAAGGATTTGACCTGGCCGAAAAAGTCTAA
- a CDS encoding CoA-binding protein: MKVNWNTAVIGLTPNQNRYAYIATTRLQKHQYPVIPLGFRSGIVGDQPIVTDWPDQIENLKIVTLYIGPHRQPEFYDYIIQLQPQKVIFNPGTENPAFYSQLEKVGIQYEEACTLVLLSTDSFY; the protein is encoded by the coding sequence ATGAAAGTCAACTGGAATACCGCAGTAATTGGGCTCACTCCAAATCAAAATCGTTACGCATATATTGCGACTACACGGTTACAGAAACACCAATATCCGGTTATTCCGCTAGGATTTAGATCTGGTATAGTTGGAGATCAGCCCATCGTTACAGATTGGCCCGATCAGATTGAGAATTTAAAGATTGTTACCCTCTATATCGGTCCGCATCGTCAACCTGAGTTTTACGATTACATTATTCAACTTCAACCGCAAAAGGTTATCTTTAACCCCGGAACAGAAAATCCTGCGTTTTATAGTCAACTGGAGAAAGTCGGAATTCAATATGAAGAAGCTTGTACATTGGTTTTACTGTCTACGGATTCATTCTATTAA
- a CDS encoding RNA polymerase sigma factor: MSDLLEKQIKGCIAENDYDRAFALVMSGYKERLYWHIRNMVLSHADTDDILQNTYVKIWRYLPKFEGRSQVFSWVYRIATNETISFIEKNKRVKADSIDDTAGSVANHLMADQYFDGDFAEAMLREAVKTLPEKQQLVFNMKYFQDMKYQEISEVLETSVGGLKASYHHAVKKIEEYIKLKTS, translated from the coding sequence ATGTCGGATCTTCTGGAAAAACAAATTAAGGGCTGTATAGCTGAAAATGACTACGACCGTGCTTTTGCTTTGGTGATGTCAGGCTATAAAGAACGTTTATATTGGCATATCCGGAATATGGTTTTATCACATGCAGATACAGATGATATTTTACAAAACACCTATGTGAAAATCTGGAGGTATTTACCCAAATTCGAAGGACGTAGTCAGGTATTTAGTTGGGTGTATCGAATTGCAACCAATGAAACCATCAGTTTTATTGAAAAGAACAAACGTGTCAAGGCAGATAGTATAGACGATACTGCAGGAAGCGTAGCCAATCATTTGATGGCAGATCAGTATTTCGATGGTGATTTTGCCGAAGCCATGTTAAGAGAAGCAGTGAAAACACTGCCAGAGAAACAACAACTCGTGTTTAATATGAAGTATTTTCAGGATATGAAATATCAGGAAATATCGGAGGTATTGGAAACATCAGTTGGAGGTTTAAAAGCCTCATACCATCATGCAGTGAAAAAAATTGAGGAGTATATAAAATTGAAAACGAGCTGA
- a CDS encoding SPFH domain-containing protein has protein sequence MKSEKYVKPANGYVMLTIVIVAFILVVTGVIATRNPMMLIPAPFIIGLLPGFFIVNPNGSRVLVLFGAYKGTVKDNGFFFTNPFYTKQKISLRARNFDSERVKVNDKIGNPILINVILVWKVSDTYKAAFEVDVYENFVRIQTDAAVRKLAGSYPYDNFDDERTAITLRSGMEEVNDALEHEITERLAIAGIEVMEARIGYLAYAPEIASSMLKRQQAVAIVSARKKIVEGAVGMVEDALTKLSNDEIVEFDEDKKATMASNLMVVLCGDKEATPVINTGSLH, from the coding sequence ATGAAATCAGAAAAATATGTTAAGCCTGCCAATGGTTATGTAATGCTAACCATAGTTATTGTAGCATTCATCCTTGTTGTTACCGGAGTAATTGCAACTAGAAACCCGATGATGTTGATCCCTGCTCCATTTATTATCGGATTGTTACCCGGTTTTTTTATTGTCAATCCAAATGGTTCCAGAGTCCTGGTTTTGTTCGGAGCATATAAAGGAACGGTTAAAGACAATGGTTTTTTCTTTACCAATCCGTTTTATACCAAGCAAAAAATATCATTACGTGCACGAAATTTTGATAGTGAACGTGTTAAAGTAAATGATAAAATCGGGAACCCCATCCTCATCAATGTGATTTTAGTTTGGAAAGTAAGCGATACTTATAAAGCTGCTTTTGAAGTAGATGTGTATGAAAACTTTGTACGTATTCAAACAGATGCCGCAGTACGAAAATTAGCAGGATCTTACCCCTATGATAATTTTGATGATGAGCGAACTGCAATAACTTTGCGCTCCGGAATGGAGGAAGTGAACGATGCATTGGAGCATGAGATCACAGAGCGTTTGGCGATAGCCGGAATTGAAGTAATGGAAGCACGTATCGGTTATTTGGCTTATGCTCCTGAAATCGCAAGTTCCATGTTAAAACGTCAACAAGCTGTGGCCATTGTTTCTGCACGTAAAAAGATTGTTGAAGGTGCTGTGGGTATGGTTGAAGATGCTTTAACGAAACTTTCAAATGATGAAATCGTAGAGTTTGATGAAGATAAAAAGGCTACTATGGCCAGTAATCTGATGGTGGTACTGTGTGGTGATAAAGAAGCCACTCCGGTGATCAACACAGGTTCATTACATTAA
- a CDS encoding gliding motility-associated C-terminal domain-containing protein: MLKSWLVLLCIAFGSLSYAQELFLKQLDHRTTGDNVVVKPTPDGGWIVASLDSVQLNKFDACGQIEWSKYYDLENHVCCVGNRLVVTQNNKIKILTHEISNGLRQFRVTSLDLLGNVEWSKLYSKPNLDVYPYELMENQEGDILVYYNSSPAGASLPNNLTKMDASGNIIWSNSYSFGNVWGTAIVTQDTGTLFRTGKTVFKLDKNGTVEWTSRLVNPGSYYYLTPIEVSDGYIFSQSKTGATDIGFYKFDKFGVLMWGGVLYTGIPGVPNPLRKTASDGFATVFNAFVSGQNYPVVIEFDKDLNVIKQNVLKVPNADLIVTDYAQLNSGNRLATGFVTSANDHIFHAKLDADLEMGCDSTINFQTTLEPANYNQSTHPNLSFGLNYTDQTVSVLDMTVSDLLLCGYQPVKNLDLGPDTTICLTTPLTIQNTSSDVFNSYLWSTGATTPSIEVTASDTYWVETRSSCDTNVYRDTIVVDVVDFPTPNLVSDTSLCGTNGILLDATIPNGTYLWQNGSTSPTYFATVSGAYHVDITYEKCTRRFISNVYECEEVLIPNIFTPNKDGYNDAFEIVYEGIQPYKISIYNRWGVLQFESEQRIFHWDGTVNGTPASAGVYYYILTIGDKVYKGALQLAI; encoded by the coding sequence ATGTTAAAGTCTTGGCTGGTATTGCTTTGTATAGCTTTTGGTAGTTTAAGTTATGCGCAGGAATTGTTCTTAAAGCAATTGGATCACCGTACAACCGGAGATAACGTAGTGGTAAAACCAACTCCAGATGGTGGTTGGATAGTTGCTTCATTAGATAGTGTACAACTCAACAAGTTTGATGCATGTGGTCAAATAGAATGGTCTAAATATTACGACCTGGAAAATCATGTGTGTTGCGTGGGGAACCGATTGGTAGTCACTCAGAATAACAAGATCAAAATTCTAACACATGAAATCTCAAATGGGCTAAGGCAATTTAGAGTCACTTCATTAGACCTTCTGGGTAATGTAGAATGGAGTAAACTCTATTCTAAACCTAATTTGGATGTGTATCCATATGAACTCATGGAAAATCAGGAAGGTGATATTTTAGTGTATTATAATAGTTCTCCGGCAGGAGCGAGTTTGCCAAATAATTTAACCAAGATGGATGCGAGCGGGAATATTATTTGGTCCAATAGTTACTCCTTTGGAAATGTATGGGGAACAGCAATTGTCACACAGGACACCGGAACTCTATTTAGAACAGGAAAAACCGTTTTTAAATTAGATAAAAATGGAACTGTGGAATGGACTTCCAGATTGGTAAACCCTGGCTCATATTATTATTTGACTCCGATTGAAGTGAGCGATGGATACATTTTTAGTCAAAGTAAAACGGGGGCTACAGATATAGGGTTTTATAAATTCGATAAATTCGGAGTATTGATGTGGGGTGGGGTTTTATATACTGGAATTCCCGGAGTCCCCAATCCATTACGCAAAACGGCAAGTGACGGATTTGCAACTGTTTTTAATGCATTCGTTTCAGGACAGAATTATCCTGTTGTGATAGAGTTTGACAAAGATTTAAATGTGATCAAACAAAATGTATTGAAAGTACCTAATGCTGATTTGATTGTTACAGATTATGCCCAATTAAATTCTGGGAATAGATTAGCAACCGGATTTGTTACTTCAGCCAATGATCATATTTTTCATGCGAAGTTAGATGCTGATTTAGAGATGGGTTGTGATTCTACGATTAATTTTCAAACTACCTTGGAACCTGCAAACTATAATCAAAGTACACATCCAAATCTATCATTTGGTTTAAACTATACCGATCAAACGGTCTCTGTTTTGGATATGACGGTTTCTGATCTTTTGTTATGCGGATATCAACCGGTTAAAAATTTGGATTTAGGACCGGATACAACCATTTGTTTGACCACACCTTTAACGATCCAAAACACATCTTCGGATGTATTTAACAGTTATCTGTGGTCTACAGGTGCAACAACTCCTTCAATTGAAGTAACTGCATCTGATACATATTGGGTGGAAACAAGAAGTTCATGCGATACCAATGTGTATAGAGATACCATTGTTGTGGATGTGGTAGATTTTCCTACACCTAATTTGGTTTCGGATACTTCTTTATGCGGAACCAATGGAATTTTGTTGGATGCAACGATTCCAAACGGGACCTATTTATGGCAAAATGGAAGTACATCACCAACGTATTTTGCTACGGTATCAGGAGCATACCACGTGGATATTACCTATGAAAAATGTACCAGAAGATTTATTTCCAATGTATACGAATGTGAAGAGGTCTTGATCCCCAATATTTTTACTCCAAATAAAGATGGATACAATGATGCATTTGAAATTGTTTATGAAGGTATCCAACCCTATAAAATCAGTATTTACAATAGATGGGGTGTACTTCAATTTGAAAGTGAACAACGGATTTTCCATTGGGATGGAACAGTGAATGGAACCCCTGCTTCAGCCGGAGTATACTACTATATTTTAACCATCGGAGACAAAGTGTATAAAGGTGCTTTGCAATTGGCTATCTAG
- a CDS encoding DUF547 domain-containing protein translates to MKSIRHIIATLTLVLLVSVSVYAQNAISLSQDMLTSIKMNQSITDFEKELANIPFQKLTEELNTDQKKQAFWINVYIAYSQKLLSEYGECDKPCKRKKTITVANRVFSLNDILYRILLHSKSTITRGKRIISPKWEKALRVNYPDGRILLAIEGNQKIADAVTYYEPENIDDQLNEIAMLFLKARVYYNVDKNEVYLPKWIKHFKREFGKTAGIIRGLKRASVVPEDQEPKIVFSDKIAELK, encoded by the coding sequence ATGAAAAGCATTCGCCACATTATAGCTACACTAACTTTAGTCCTTTTAGTTTCCGTTTCTGTTTATGCTCAAAATGCAATATCGCTTTCGCAGGATATGTTGACCAGCATAAAAATGAATCAATCTATCACGGACTTTGAAAAAGAATTGGCCAATATTCCTTTTCAAAAATTAACGGAAGAGCTCAATACTGATCAAAAGAAACAGGCTTTTTGGATTAATGTGTACATTGCTTATAGCCAAAAGTTACTTTCAGAATACGGAGAATGTGATAAACCATGTAAGCGTAAAAAAACGATTACTGTAGCCAATCGTGTATTTAGTTTAAATGATATCCTCTATCGTATTTTACTCCACTCTAAATCTACCATTACAAGGGGTAAACGTATCATCAGTCCGAAATGGGAAAAAGCACTCCGTGTAAATTATCCGGATGGTCGTATTCTGTTGGCCATCGAAGGAAATCAAAAAATTGCGGATGCAGTGACTTATTATGAACCTGAAAATATTGATGATCAACTGAATGAAATTGCGATGCTGTTTTTAAAAGCTCGGGTATATTATAACGTTGATAAAAACGAGGTCTATCTTCCGAAGTGGATCAAACATTTTAAAAGAGAATTTGGTAAAACAGCGGGTATTATTCGTGGATTAAAAAGAGCTTCGGTAGTTCCGGAAGATCAAGAACCAAAAATTGTATTTTCGGATAAAATAGCAGAACTCAAATGA
- the hutI gene encoding imidazolonepropionase, translating to MSKILISNIKSLLQINENNQLIKKGEDMKTLPAIDNAFLIIENEEILDYGKMEDCPSGDFDQTINAKGRFVLPTWCDSHTHLVYAGDRSQEFEDRINGLSYEEIAKRGGGILNSAKRLANASEDELYEAAYFRLNEIMSMGTGAVEIKSGYGLSVDAEIKMLKVIGRLKQNHPITIKSTFLGAHAFPEAYKNDHNGYIDLIVNEMIPRVAKENLAEYIDIFCEQGYFSVEHTNRVLEAGKKHGLIPKTHVNQFNAIGGIEASVNFDALSVDHLEVMDENDYSFLENSHTIPTLLPSCSYFLSIPYGPAREMINRGLPVALATDFNPGSTPSGNMNFVVSTACIKMKMTPQESINAATINGAYAMGISDSMGSISKGKKANIMITQPMSSIAYLPYYFGVNPIEQVILNGKRTVHHSSSII from the coding sequence ATGAGTAAAATCTTAATATCAAATATCAAATCTCTTTTACAAATCAATGAAAATAATCAATTGATCAAGAAGGGAGAGGACATGAAAACACTTCCTGCCATTGACAATGCATTTTTGATTATCGAAAATGAGGAGATTCTGGATTATGGAAAGATGGAAGACTGTCCTTCCGGAGATTTTGACCAAACCATTAATGCAAAAGGAAGGTTTGTTTTACCGACCTGGTGTGATTCACATACGCATTTGGTGTATGCGGGAGATCGTTCTCAAGAATTTGAAGATCGAATCAATGGACTTTCCTATGAAGAAATCGCCAAACGTGGTGGTGGAATTTTAAATTCTGCTAAACGATTGGCCAACGCCAGTGAAGATGAACTTTATGAAGCTGCTTATTTCAGACTCAATGAGATTATGTCTATGGGTACCGGAGCCGTTGAAATTAAAAGTGGTTATGGTCTATCTGTAGATGCAGAAATTAAAATGCTGAAGGTTATTGGACGATTAAAGCAAAATCATCCGATCACCATTAAATCGACTTTCCTTGGCGCACATGCTTTCCCGGAAGCTTATAAGAATGATCATAATGGGTATATTGACTTAATCGTCAATGAAATGATTCCACGCGTAGCCAAAGAAAACCTGGCAGAATATATTGATATCTTCTGCGAACAAGGCTATTTCTCTGTTGAACATACGAATAGAGTTTTAGAAGCTGGTAAAAAACATGGTTTGATTCCAAAGACACATGTTAATCAATTCAACGCCATTGGCGGAATTGAAGCGAGTGTAAATTTTGATGCTTTATCTGTAGATCATCTGGAGGTTATGGATGAAAATGATTACTCTTTTTTAGAAAATAGTCATACCATCCCTACGCTACTTCCATCTTGTTCTTATTTCTTAAGTATTCCTTACGGACCAGCACGAGAAATGATCAATAGAGGTTTACCTGTTGCCTTGGCTACGGATTTTAATCCGGGCTCTACTCCATCTGGCAATATGAACTTTGTGGTTTCAACCGCTTGTATCAAAATGAAAATGACTCCACAAGAATCCATAAACGCAGCTACCATTAATGGTGCTTATGCAATGGGAATCAGTGATTCTATGGGAAGCATTTCCAAAGGTAAAAAAGCCAATATCATGATTACACAACCGATGAGTTCTATTGCTTATCTACCATATTATTTTGGAGTAAATCCAATTGAACAGGTCATTCTAAATGGTAAACGAACAGTTCATCATTCTTCTTCCATAATTTAA
- a CDS encoding DUF1801 domain-containing protein, producing MDINVIDQYFLKFEEPHRSCYLSLREIILSFDERITEHWKYSVPFYYYKKKPYCYLYQDKKTGEPYIGMVRANNMVHPSLYQGNRKKMKIMRIDPEKDIPIDDLHEILDALRQLY from the coding sequence ATGGATATAAATGTGATAGACCAATACTTTTTGAAGTTTGAAGAACCACATCGTTCGTGTTATTTATCCCTGCGTGAAATCATCTTAAGTTTTGATGAACGTATTACAGAGCATTGGAAATATTCAGTTCCGTTTTATTACTATAAAAAGAAGCCCTATTGCTATCTCTATCAGGATAAGAAAACCGGAGAACCTTATATAGGTATGGTCAGAGCCAATAACATGGTGCATCCCAGTTTATATCAGGGAAACAGAAAAAAGATGAAAATCATGCGAATCGATCCTGAAAAGGACATTCCTATAGATGATTTACATGAAATTCTGGATGCACTTAGACAGTTGTATTAG